The window atttATCGTAAGCTAACAAAGGGACCTTATGGACTTATAGATTAAACTCCAATGAtgtgagattaattaattaaactctttaattgtattaatttaatcacTATTCATTTACAATCAGTTATTCCACTAAAAACCAATAGTTGCACTTTTCTtattgtagatatatttttgtgtctaTTATATATAACCAATCAACGGTTCAATGACCATTCATAAATTGCTCATAAGTACAGCTAGGccaaaaaatattgtttgcCCCCAGTAATTACATCTAACTCCTTAAGTACCATTAATTCAtctaatgaacaataattataGTCTCATTATAACTTAACTCCTCTCGGGTCAAGAGAGGGTGTGGCGCCACGGTGTTCAAGCCCTGAAATAAGCCCTTAGAATGAGTAAATTCCTCTAAATGGTAGGCCTATTGAGTCGACGACACATGTCACTCTCACCCATGCGAATCAAAGGGCTGTCTTCATAGGCAAGAGTTCACAACTCACTCATGATTCAGGTCAAGTCGTCTATGATCATCTTGGTGAAATATAGTCTCAACTAGTAACAATGTTAATAAGAGAGTCTATTCATTTCACAGTCCGATCTTATACAAACTATTTGTATAAAATACCTCTACTCTAATGTCTCGACATGAATGATTAGCATCAAATCATTTGTAgcactttaaaataattgtaacaaCTACAAAGTATGTTATATCGTAGGGTCACCAGGATAAGTTATCCAGCCTTATCCATCTACTAGAGACCATTTAGGTTATCCTCTCCATACATGTTATTTTAAGAAGATAACTTTGGatgttaatttattgattttgtggGTTAATGCaactaaatatcaaataaaacaaaacactttattttattagataaataaaatgtttatataatatatacaattacatataataaaaatggttgatTGCAACCAATGTCTCATAGTAAGGGTGGCTTTTGCagttttctctatttttttttttcatggtaCAACAATTGTAtaatcaaataactaatctTTTTTATCACTCTAATTACAACAATTTGCCCCAcaaagattttatattaatcatcATCTACATAGTATTGGATTTAAGCGAATAGAACAATTTAGATCATGTTAGCCCATTATTCTAATTTAGATCACATTGGATAAATGTAACCTTTTAATGTTTGtgcactttttcttttatcaatttatttatatgctACCTACCGTGAGGTTAATGGACTAGATtgcaacaaaaatgaaaatataaaaaacgcCCACCGTGGGGCTCGAACCCACGACCACAAGGTTAAGAGCCTTGCGCTCTACCAACTGAGCTAGACGGGCTTATTGTTAGAAAGATACaactttatatattcaaaGATTTAAAATCGAAACccttaattttctaaatttctcaAGGGGgattttctgtttctgttgATCGTCATCTTTCACCTCACAATGAATGCACATGATGACGGCGATCACATTGTTACAGGCTCGCCGGTAAATGTCCTCCGTCGCTGCCCCTTCACCGGTAACGTCTATTCTGACTCTGATTCTTCCGATTCCGAAGCGTTCCCCGTGGAGTCCACCGGCATTTTCATGCTATCCCTCCCTGATAGCATGGAAGAGAAAGATGATAGTCTCCCTCATTCGTTCCAAACCGCACCGGAAGAGTTGGCGCCGAACGGTTCCGATGAACGGAGGTCTTTAGCGGCGGACTCCACGGGTGTGGAGGTGAGCTTTGAATATGTTGACGATGGGAAGGCTGTTGATTTGGGGAGGGATACGGATGTAGGGTTGTACTCGGAAGTTCAATCAACGACGGAAACAGTCGAGAAGGGTAAATCAATCGGAGTTATTGGTGTTTGTGGAAGCCATAGTTCTGAACCGAAGAAATCAGGAATTCTGTTTGAAGAATCGGTGGTCTCCTTGGGTGAATCTTCATCGAAAAAGTTGAGGTTATCTGTGGAAGCTTTGGGTTTGAGCTCTGGTGGAAGTCATAACGACGATGACTGTAGTGGAAAATATAAGTTAAAAGGAACGGATGATGGGAAGATTTCCAATGACGAGAATGACGAAAATCAATGCAATTACAAAGAGAAATCTGCAGAGAATGAAGTGAAGGAGAGTGTGAAAAACATTGAATCTCATCAGCAGAACAAGTTTCAAGAAGAAATTGCCAATGCCCATCAATCCTGTTGTAGAGTGCTTCCACCTTCAATCAGTGGAGTGAAGAACAATGCAGCTGAGGAGAGGTCCAACACCTCTGAAGATCAACCTATAGAGGTCACACTTTTGAAAATCTTAATGATTCTCAAAGGAGGACAAGACAACACGATCGAATTCGACGACGAGACTTTGTCGAAGCTCAGCATTTTAGAAATCGCCCAGCTTCGTGGAATGACATTTCCTCGGCCGGAGTGGTGGCCACCGGAGTACTGAGCAGCAGAGAGAGGAGAATGTGTAGAATAATGAAACAATGGAGATAGATGAGCAGCATTGAACTGCTGAAGGGAAGATGTCTTCTTCCTGCACACCATTGGTAATTAAGTTATTAAACCTAATATGAACGATGAAGAGATAAGTGATTAGGGGAATTGGTAAAAGCTTCTGGAAGATCTAACCATGGtgtattgattttttgttAGATGATCATCCTCCATTACTGTTGTTATAGAAACAGAAAAAGGAGTAACCTTTTGCCTTTCTCACTTTTTGTATGGATTTTGCCTTTGCCATTAATAATGGCTTGTGAAGGTATGAAGTGTGCTCTTTTTCTggtaatttatttgtttgaagttgTTTGCAGGCTTGTCATATTGTAGCAAATTTGGAATACTATAGAAGTTATGTACAAAGTgggaaattttttattggatgaatgacattattttatttcatggCCTCACAACATTCTTCCAAATAGTATGGAAATTCTTTCTACAATTTTGGTCCTATAGTTGTTTAGGTTAAGAAAGTGCGCATCAACACTACTAGGGAGTGATGCACAATAGATCATTGCAAAAAATAGAAGGTGATAGATGTTTTATTGGTcgtgtattttcttttctttctttcttgtgaTTGCAAAGTTAGTCGCAAATAACTTATCATAGTTAGTTAAGACAAGTGCCCGATCCTCATACATTAGTTTATGAGCGTAACTTCTAGTATATTAAGTCTTAGGTAAGTAGTCCTTTCTACTATCATTATTTACAtgattcttttatctttttttaccTCTCCATCTTGTCGTATTACTTACAtccaacaatatttcaaatctttaaCTATGATTGACTAATACTTGTATGACATGTTAGGTCATATGCCCTCTTCAAGTTCCTTAAAattgttcaatatttttttagaagtcAAACTATATGCAGAAGTGAAGATTTTAGTTGATGATAGAAAGCCCTATACTTTAACGAGCAAATTGCTTAATAAGTTagacaattttgaaaacttgcATGGGCTGCCTTGCAACTCAATTGGGCTTGGTATCATCTTCTTTGCTTCTGATCGAAGCATCTACAAAATGGATCCCTTCTCTCTTAAtgcttttccttttgaaaGTTCTTTCCTATTATCAGCATATTCCTTCTAACATTAGATgttggaaatgataaataaagtatattcatatatagCAGGATTTGTCTATCCTCTGTGGATtcttatttttcagaatttcgaacattatataaatttctcttaaTCTCTAGACTCTTATCTATCCTAATCTTTCCAATCTACATATTCCTTTACCATTCTACTTTATGGCACAACTTTTTAACTAACAAAATGAGATATGTATGTAGtagaaagcaaaaacaaaagaaaatccatGCTTTTGTTCATAGTAGACTTCGTGATATCGGTTATTTCTAAAATCATGTAATAAGTAAGTTGGTCTaaacacacaaatatatataaaaaaaattgtaataggTATAGGTTTAGTTCCCTCCAACTAAGGGATTTTTCAGAGTACTTGAGAAAGTTAGAATATTGCTACTTAAGTAATTCCACTCACATGTAGGTCTATCAATTTTGACTTTAatgatatcaaataaataagaaattcaACTTAGCATCTTCAGCTCTTTTTATTAGGATACATCCAAAGGCTCAAAGGATTGagctcatatatatataaactccaactttttccactttttaaCAAAGACATGTTTGATTAATGATATCATTGTTACCTCTGAGAAAAAGTGTTGTGCAATTTCATGccagaagaaaaacaaaacattattatGCAAGTAAAAAATGTACTAGCCATGTACAAAAATCTAAACCTTATAACTTCTGAGATGGGAGCTATCTATTACAGTCAGCTGTagcatttacaaaaaaaaagcctACCCAAATCCCCCCTTATAGCTGCAAGTTTATAAGAGTGATTGAAAGGGTAAGGAAGAGAAATCAACCATAACCCATATTGAgacttttcattttcagtttCATCAagcaagagagaaaaatacttcttttttaagttaTGAAACTGTGATGGTTATACGAAATTGTCAGCGATGCATAAGTCGAAGATTTACCGAGCTACTACTATTGCTTGCCGGTTGAGCAACAAAACTCAGGGCTGGATGAAGAAGCTCTGCCTGTGGAAAGGAACTGTTTGACCTCACATCCAGTAGGAGATCTTGGTCAGAACTATCCTCATCAAAATGCAGAGCCTCCAGTGTGAAGGAACCTCCATCAGAAGGCAAAGCAAATAAACTTCTTGGACTGAAGCAAGAACCGTCACTGTCAACAAGTTCCTTGCTTTCCGTGCTTGTCTTCGTCATCACCCTTTTGGGACTCTTCATTGTGGTCCTGGTTTCTGAAGACAAATATGTTTCTAACTagtttcaaaaacaaataatgaaagcTTGTGCAAACATTCAAAAGATTATGGAGTAAAAGTTAATCAAGGTTGTTGACTTCTTGATCAAAATGGTTTTTAAAAGATTCAGTTGGAAACTATCGCAAGAAGAGTGTGTGTAATGCTTATTTTGTTCGCTTGGGTTCTTCGTACTGCCTTTTGTTTTCCCTCAACTTTTAACATTGAGTGTTAtaccaaaaatgaaaattgttacTCTTGTTCAAAAGAAACACGAGCGCCATTGTTAAAAAAGCAATTTAGGTAGATTGTAGATTTTAGTGAGTCCTAAAGTGGTTGGATCGAAATGCTCTGTTCCTGAAGCTTTAGCAAAGAAGGTCGTGTGCTAGCAATTGatttaagcaaaaaaaatacattaaatttatatagatTATTGACAAAAAGCCAATGATGGATGAAGAGAGATCTCTTTCGACCTAAATTGGTTCTTGCAGACATTAAGATAATTGCTGGAAGGTTCCATTAGAGTTAATTACACAGAGAGTCACTAAATAATGTGTAATTTTTCAGACACCTCGTTTCTGTCGTAATTTGATGAACAATGTGATTCTTCTTGCAAAGGTTTGTTGGCTTTATCCTGAACTCTTAGTCTTAGGTCACCGTAATAGACCAACTATAAAGATGATTTCATACTTCTACAGAATATCTTAATCGAGATTGTTTCAGAGCAGTTGAAAAGCGATTCTTTATCTGGAAAGAATTCAATTTAGATGAATTTCTCAAGAATTCTTCTTTAACTCAACGATGTAAGATAGAATCACCCAAGTTCTGACCTTTTCAAACTCTAACTATAGCTCACTATTGGCTCCAGAGATGTACACaataaggattttttttttttctccaagaGAGTGCatcaaaatttttaacttATGGCGTAGAAGATCAGAGACTAACTAGCTAGACAAATACCTAAAGAGCTGATCATTTACCGCAGAGGGGTCATTACGTTAGTTAATTTAGACAAAATAGGGAGAAAAGTAAACTGAGGTTAGAGTTGAAAAGTCATCACAATTCACTTCTTTAAGGGAAGAACTAAAGGTGTTTGTAAGGGAACCATGGATTGTCCAAGATGGACAGAACAAGAGGATTGGATAGTTGAGGATACAGAAGAAATTTGGGACTTATGTTGATTAGATCAAGCCGTAGATGTTGATGAAACGGGAATAAATTATAAGCCTCACAATAGTGACTCAATAGTAACACAAGGAAGCCTCTAGGGATCTAGAAACATACAAGACTCTATTCTCGTATTGGAAGCATGTGCTTGATACTAATGAACAGACCACATGGAAAGTATTCACCAACCTGAAAGCTTTTTGTTCTGGCCATCAAGCACTCTCTTGCCATTCGTAAGGCTACTTGATGCAGCAGCAAAACCTTGGACAGACTCTCCACTACTGCATTTCTGCAGCCCATAGAAAAGTTTAGTCACTATATAGTATCACTCTTCACAATAAGTTCATCAGGAGATAGCCATGATTCCCCTAAGATCTTTTACCTTGAGTAAATTATATCGTTCCAcccattttgattttgacaaATCCAACAACACCAGCCTACTCAAAATCTTGCAGTCTTCTCTTTTTGCACCCGGAAAGGAGAAATCAAAGACTCCTTCAGTGAGCAGCTGcttaaaagaattcaaattcTCCTTGAACTGAGGACTTTCAAACATGCTATTCAAGCTGCAATACCAAAGAATATAAATGGTAAGCTTTGGATGAATCTGTCTCCTGAATCACCCCATTCACAGCAGACAAAAACACAGGATTAAGGAAATCCAATATTTCCTGATCAGAGAAGATTAACCTGTCTGGAAGCTCTTCAGAATCAACAGAAGGCAGATACTTCATCAATTCTTGCTGATTTTCACTCGTCAATTGTTTCGTAAACTCTCTGAAGTTTAGAATGTCCTACACCAAACATGGGCCACAATTATGAcatgaataaaagaaatttaaaaaatggagatggTCTATAGTTCAACAAATGCATGTACCAAATAGTAAAGCAAGCACGTCATACATGCATATATTTCTTCATGATCACAGATTAATAAGATGGTCATTTTGACcatatttcaagaattttcaattttgcatTAAATAGATATACAATAAGGTAGCCTTTTGAGCTAATGCCAAGTTCAGAACATAAGCATGCAACTTACAGTTAGATCTATATTACAGAGAGGGGAATTGCGATTTCCAAGTGCTTGCATTCTTTCTGATTGAGGCCTGTCCCTGGGATTACAAGCAGGAAAAATATTAGTTCTATAGTGGAgatgtaaatttttttctaacaagTACTCTAATTTATAACTATAATCCAATATCCTCGAGCTAAATTCATATCATATATTGATGAGCAATTTAACAGTGATTGAATTTGCTGCCACAACCAGCCGACCGTGGCAGAGATAAACAAGTAATCTTGTTCTCTGAAAAAATCACACATATACAAATCAGAAGCTTCACTTTATCCTTGATCAACTTGCGTTTAAAATCCAAGCTACACAATCAATTTGAACTATCTTTCATGTGATAAACCAGCCAATGCTGAATGAAAATACTTGAACTTAGTTTGGTCCAAAGTTTACcttttaatttgatcattCAAGAACCCTTGTCCAGTAGAGTGCTTCCTCCCAATTCCAAGAGTagaaaaatttacaaacttGTTCTGAGTTTCGTAATGTACAGGAAGGATGGACGACTCTGAATGAACCTCATTTAAAGA of the Cucumis sativus cultivar 9930 chromosome 3, Cucumber_9930_V3, whole genome shotgun sequence genome contains:
- the LOC101205985 gene encoding GATA transcription factor 26 isoform X2, producing the protein MCKNKEVKLLKRKQYQDNGLVVGVLPDHAQSFHKVVDEDTSNRSSSGSAISNSESCAQFGGADASDLTGPSQSTAWEAMVPSRKRTCVGRPKSTAVEKLTKDLYTILREQQSYFSGSSEEDLLFENETPMVSVEIGHGSVLMRHPSSIAREEESEASSISVDNKQFSLNEVHSESSILPVHYETQNKFVNFSTLGIGRKHSTGQGFLNDQIKRDRPQSERMQALGNRNSPLCNIDLTDILNFREFTKQLTSENQQELMKYLPSVDSEELPDSLNSMFESPQFKENLNSFKQLLTEGVFDFSFPGAKREDCKILSRLVLLDLSKSKWVERYNLLKKCSSGESVQGFAAASSSLTNGKRVLDGQNKKLSETRTTMKSPKRVMTKTSTESKELVDSDGSCFSPRSLFALPSDGGSFTLEALHFDEDSSDQDLLLDVRSNSSFPQAELLHPALSFVAQPASNSSSSVNLRLMHR
- the LOC101205985 gene encoding GATA transcription factor 26 isoform X1 produces the protein MGKQGPCYHCGVTSTPLWRNGPPDKPVLCNACGSRWRTKGTLANYTPLHARADPDEFEDKRISRWKNLSMCKNKEVKLLKRKQYQDNGLVVGVLPDHAQSFHKVVDEDTSNRSSSGSAISNSESCAQFGGADASDLTGPSQSTAWEAMVPSRKRTCVGRPKSTAVEKLTKDLYTILREQQSYFSGSSEEDLLFENETPMVSVEIGHGSVLMRHPSSIAREEESEASSISVDNKQFSLNEVHSESSILPVHYETQNKFVNFSTLGIGRKHSTGQGFLNDQIKRDRPQSERMQALGNRNSPLCNIDLTDILNFREFTKQLTSENQQELMKYLPSVDSEELPDSLNSMFESPQFKENLNSFKQLLTEGVFDFSFPGAKREDCKILSRLVLLDLSKSKWVERYNLLKKCSSGESVQGFAAASSSLTNGKRVLDGQNKKLSETRTTMKSPKRVMTKTSTESKELVDSDGSCFSPRSLFALPSDGGSFTLEALHFDEDSSDQDLLLDVRSNSSFPQAELLHPALSFVAQPASNSSSSVNLRLMHR